GCTGCCGCAGTTCAGTTACACCAAGATGATTGTGGTGGTGGACAGGGACATCGATCCGAAAAACTGGGAGGATATCGCCTGGGCGCTGGCCACCCGGATGGACCCGGTGCGCGACGTGATGGTGATCGAGAACACGCCGATGGATTATCTCGACTTTGCTTCGCCTCAGCCTGGGTTGGCCGGGAAGATGGGCATCGATGCCACGGTGAAAATTCAAAGCGAAACATCCAGAGACTGGGGCGAAGTTATGAAAACATCCCAAAAGGACGCGGCTTTTGCTGCCGATTTGGTGGCGCGTCTGATGGCGGGGGCCGGATCATGAGGGCTGTGCGTGTTGTTCTGGGCGTGGCCGGGGCCTCGGGGGCGGCGCTGGCGCTGTCGGTTGCCCAACAACTGTCAGAGCTGAATGTGGACATCGATCTGGTGACCAGCACTGCAGCCGAACGAACCCTGGCCGAAGAATGCGGGTCGGATGCTTTTGAAACACTGAAGGCGCTGGCAACACGGGTCCATCCCTTGAGCGATATTGGCGCCAGTATTGCATCGGGGTCGGTTCCGGTTGCTGGCATGATCGTTGCGCCCTGTTCTATGCGATCACTGGCGGCCATTGCCCATGGCTTGGACGACAATCTGCTAACCCGTGCGGCGGGTGTTCAGCTGAAAGAGCGGCGACGGCTGGTTCTGCTGACCCGCGAGGCGC
This portion of the Parasedimentitalea marina genome encodes:
- a CDS encoding UbiX family flavin prenyltransferase: MRVVLGVAGASGAALALSVAQQLSELNVDIDLVTSTAAERTLAEECGSDAFETLKALATRVHPLSDIGASIASGSVPVAGMIVAPCSMRSLAAIAHGLDDNLLTRAAGVQLKERRRLVLLTREAPLTLAHLRNMTAATELGAIILPPVPAFYLKPKKVVEIVDQIAGRAIDLLSIAAPIAGQWAQSDGPMARSG